A stretch of the Halomonas sp. BDJS001 genome encodes the following:
- the pseG gene encoding UDP-2,4-diacetamido-2,4,6-trideoxy-beta-L-altropyranose hydrolase, which produces MSLNTMKIFFRVDASIKIGTGHVMRCLALADELRRQGHQCLFICRNHEGHLGNLITQKDFELHVLHTPKQLGTFANDKADLAHSDWLEAPWQTDAEQTLRVLMGHAPDWLIVDHYGLDAKWERSLVHAVGHIMAIDDLADREHDCALLLDQNLGREPSDYETLVPPTCKQLIGPKYALLRTEFTDLRSVSLKRRRSPKLKRILISMGGGDRTNVTGKVLKALSNSGLPPETELDIVMGNFAPHLEAVKKQASKLSFQTAVSISVSDMANRMCAADFSIGGAGSTSWERCCLGLPSIMIVLANNQRLIATALEQTGCAQMSTVEDVDARIREVIQELKVQSTMLMRMSDKSQKVCDGQGCMRVVAVLSHEDNL; this is translated from the coding sequence ATGTCGTTAAACACAATGAAAATATTCTTTAGAGTTGATGCATCTATTAAGATTGGCACCGGCCATGTTATGCGCTGCCTTGCCCTCGCTGACGAATTACGTCGGCAAGGACATCAGTGCTTGTTTATTTGTAGAAATCACGAAGGCCACTTGGGGAACTTAATTACTCAAAAAGATTTTGAACTTCATGTGCTGCATACACCTAAGCAGTTGGGCACTTTTGCCAATGATAAAGCAGATTTGGCTCACTCCGATTGGTTAGAAGCTCCCTGGCAAACTGATGCAGAGCAGACGCTAAGGGTGCTCATGGGACACGCCCCAGATTGGTTAATCGTCGATCATTACGGACTTGATGCTAAGTGGGAGCGCTCATTAGTCCACGCTGTTGGTCACATTATGGCGATTGATGACCTAGCTGACCGGGAGCATGACTGTGCGTTGTTATTGGATCAAAATCTGGGCCGGGAACCTTCTGATTATGAAACATTGGTTCCTCCGACTTGCAAGCAACTGATTGGGCCAAAGTATGCGCTCCTTCGTACTGAATTCACAGACCTCAGGTCGGTCAGTCTTAAGCGCAGGCGCTCACCGAAACTAAAACGTATCTTGATTTCTATGGGGGGGGGTGACCGAACCAATGTCACTGGCAAGGTACTTAAAGCACTTTCAAACAGCGGTCTACCTCCAGAGACTGAGTTGGATATCGTGATGGGGAATTTTGCTCCGCATCTTGAAGCTGTAAAAAAGCAGGCCTCCAAGCTTTCTTTCCAGACCGCGGTGAGTATTAGCGTTAGTGATATGGCAAACCGTATGTGTGCTGCTGATTTTTCAATTGGTGGCGCTGGAAGCACCTCTTGGGAGCGGTGTTGCTTGGGCTTGCCTTCAATAATGATTGTGCTAGCAAACAACCAACGATTGATTGCAACTGCGCTTGAGCAAACGGGCTGTGCTCAAATGTCCACTGTGGAGGACGTCGATGCCCGGATCAGAGAGGTGATTCAAGAGCTTAAAGTCCAAAGTACAATGCTGATGAGAATGTCAGATAAATCCCAGAAAGTCTGCGATGGCCAAGGGTGCATGCGTGTGGTTGCCGTATTAAGTCATGAGGACAACTTATGA
- a CDS encoding cytidylyltransferase domain-containing protein — MKPVAIIPARGGSKRLPRKNVLPLGGKPLLGRVIDCCQASKLFSKIIVSTEDDEIAEIAKAADAFVYNRSHSLAEDRSTVAEVCEDVLLNGNYDLFCCVYATAALLKPGTLRSSFELFETSRNANVVMGVSSYNYSPAQALKVDSNASAELLLPHYLGVQSQFQPKFRVSNGTFYWGRKDSFLIEKTFYSNNLFVFDVPEEEVCDLDTLSDYNVLLSKFSDDDL, encoded by the coding sequence ATGAAACCTGTCGCGATTATACCTGCAAGAGGAGGGTCAAAGCGCCTTCCTCGGAAAAATGTATTACCTCTGGGCGGTAAACCATTGCTCGGACGAGTAATAGATTGTTGTCAAGCTAGCAAACTTTTTTCAAAAATAATTGTTTCAACCGAAGATGATGAAATAGCTGAAATTGCTAAAGCTGCAGATGCTTTTGTTTATAATAGGAGCCATTCTTTAGCAGAAGACAGATCTACAGTAGCTGAAGTATGTGAAGATGTTTTATTAAATGGCAACTATGATTTATTTTGTTGTGTTTATGCTACAGCGGCATTATTAAAGCCTGGAACACTAAGGAGTTCTTTTGAGCTTTTTGAAACTAGTCGTAATGCTAATGTTGTTATGGGAGTTTCATCTTATAACTATTCGCCGGCACAAGCCCTGAAAGTTGATAGTAATGCAAGCGCTGAGTTGCTACTGCCTCACTATCTGGGGGTTCAATCTCAATTTCAGCCTAAATTTCGGGTAAGCAATGGAACGTTTTATTGGGGTAGAAAAGATTCTTTCTTAATAGAGAAAACGTTCTATAGCAATAATCTTTTTGTTTTTGATGTTCCAGAGGAAGAAGTTTGTGATTTAGATACTCTCTCTGATTATAATGTATTGTTATCTAAATTCTCCGATGATGATTTATAA
- a CDS encoding SAF domain-containing protein: MSIEPHEMKKFVNTIRDVEQAMGEPRRIMTDQEKANRLNIRRSAILDEAVSEGQKLSSAKIKFKRPGYGIAPDQYENMTNMYFNKALPKGHVLSVKDLS, from the coding sequence ATGTCTATCGAACCACACGAAATGAAAAAATTTGTAAACACTATACGAGACGTCGAGCAAGCAATGGGGGAACCCCGCAGAATTATGACTGACCAAGAGAAAGCAAACCGTTTAAATATTAGAAGAAGTGCAATTTTAGATGAAGCAGTATCTGAAGGGCAAAAATTATCCTCAGCAAAAATAAAGTTCAAGAGACCTGGATACGGTATTGCACCTGATCAGTATGAAAATATGACTAATATGTACTTTAATAAAGCATTGCCCAAAGGGCATGTTTTATCAGTTAAAGATCTGTCATGA
- the pseC gene encoding UDP-4-amino-4,6-dideoxy-N-acetyl-beta-L-altrosamine transaminase, with protein MIPYGRQDITQSDIDAVVDVLTSDFLTQGPKVPAFEQKVAAHVNAKHALAVNSATSALHIACKALGLGSGDWLWTTPITFVASANCGLYCGAWVDFVDIDPRTYNLCPKALEFKLQEAEQYNRLPKVLVAVHLCGQPCDMEAIYDLSQRFGFSIIEDASHAIGGKYKDEYIGSGRYSDITVFSFHPVKIVTTAEGGMALTNDDELASRMNLMRSHGITRDQNLMTHEPDGPWYYQQLELGYNYRMTELQAALGISQMDRLDAYVGRRHELAKCYNALLEGLPITTPWQHPDSYSGLHLYVIRLKLGAIRKTHRQVFDSLREQGIGVNLHYIPVHTQPYYQKMGFKPYAYPQAMQYYREAISLPMFPNMATSEPIKISNILKGLLDD; from the coding sequence ATGATTCCATATGGCAGACAGGATATCACACAATCTGATATTGATGCTGTAGTTGATGTATTGACCTCAGACTTCCTAACACAAGGCCCAAAAGTGCCTGCTTTTGAGCAGAAAGTAGCAGCGCATGTGAATGCCAAACACGCGCTTGCTGTAAACAGCGCAACTTCAGCCCTACACATCGCCTGCAAAGCGCTGGGGTTGGGATCGGGTGATTGGCTGTGGACGACGCCGATTACCTTCGTGGCTTCTGCCAATTGTGGATTGTATTGCGGTGCCTGGGTCGATTTCGTGGATATCGACCCAAGAACCTACAATCTATGTCCGAAGGCTCTTGAATTCAAGCTGCAAGAAGCCGAGCAGTATAACCGCCTACCGAAAGTATTGGTGGCCGTTCATTTGTGTGGACAGCCCTGCGATATGGAAGCTATCTATGACTTGAGTCAACGCTTTGGTTTCAGCATCATTGAAGATGCTTCCCACGCCATTGGTGGCAAGTATAAAGACGAATACATCGGCAGTGGACGCTACAGTGACATTACCGTCTTCAGTTTCCATCCGGTAAAGATTGTCACCACCGCTGAAGGCGGTATGGCGCTGACCAATGATGACGAACTGGCTAGCCGCATGAACCTAATGCGAAGCCACGGGATTACCCGAGATCAGAACCTAATGACGCATGAGCCGGATGGCCCCTGGTATTACCAGCAGTTGGAGCTAGGCTATAACTATCGTATGACGGAGTTACAAGCTGCTCTTGGCATCAGCCAGATGGATCGATTAGATGCGTATGTCGGTCGCCGCCATGAGCTGGCCAAATGCTACAATGCACTCTTAGAAGGCCTACCTATAACAACGCCATGGCAGCACCCAGATAGTTATTCCGGTCTGCACTTATATGTGATTCGTCTGAAGCTAGGTGCAATACGCAAAACACACCGTCAAGTTTTTGACTCTCTGAGAGAACAAGGAATAGGCGTGAACCTGCATTATATCCCCGTTCATACTCAGCCTTATTATCAGAAAATGGGGTTTAAACCATACGCTTACCCCCAAGCAATGCAGTATTACCGCGAAGCCATCAGTCTTCCGATGTTTCCAAATATGGCTACTTCTGAACCAATTAAGATTTCGAATATTCTTAAAGGATTATTAGATGACTAA
- the pseB gene encoding UDP-N-acetylglucosamine 4,6-dehydratase (inverting): protein MFNDKSILITGGTGSFGHTFVPMLLARFNPRRVIIFSRDEMKQWEMAKLFQNDDRLRFFIGDVRDRERMYRALDGVDYVVHAAATKIVPTAEYNPFECIKTNINGAMNVIDACIDKGVKGVVALSTDKASSPINLYGATKLASDKIFVAGNSYAGGHETKFSVVRYGNVMGSRGSVIPFFMSIKDKGVLPITDLRMTRFMISLEQGVKLVWHAFEDMVGGEIYVKKIPSMRVTDLARVIAPEAKQEIVGIRPGEKLHEQMIGSEDSHFTYEYTEHFKILPSINNWGNSIERIKDGKKVPEGFVYSSDNNTEWMTDNELKNWIDNHYNEIGKI, encoded by the coding sequence ATGTTTAACGATAAATCAATTTTGATTACCGGTGGAACCGGCTCATTTGGCCATACTTTTGTGCCTATGTTACTTGCACGCTTCAATCCACGTCGGGTTATTATTTTCTCCCGTGATGAGATGAAACAGTGGGAGATGGCCAAACTGTTTCAAAACGATGATCGGCTAAGATTTTTTATCGGCGATGTGCGTGATAGGGAGCGCATGTATCGCGCACTGGATGGCGTGGATTATGTAGTACATGCGGCCGCCACAAAAATTGTACCCACCGCTGAGTATAATCCCTTTGAGTGCATCAAGACCAATATCAATGGTGCCATGAACGTGATCGATGCATGTATCGACAAGGGGGTTAAAGGGGTAGTTGCGCTGTCCACCGATAAAGCCAGCAGCCCCATAAATTTGTATGGCGCTACAAAGCTAGCATCTGACAAAATTTTTGTAGCGGGTAACTCCTACGCTGGTGGCCATGAAACCAAATTTTCCGTGGTTCGGTATGGCAACGTAATGGGGTCACGTGGTTCCGTAATACCGTTTTTTATGTCTATCAAAGACAAGGGTGTACTACCTATTACTGATCTACGCATGACTCGCTTTATGATTAGTCTGGAGCAGGGCGTAAAACTTGTTTGGCATGCTTTTGAAGACATGGTTGGTGGCGAGATTTATGTAAAGAAAATTCCTTCGATGAGAGTCACAGACTTGGCGCGCGTTATTGCACCTGAGGCCAAGCAAGAAATAGTTGGTATTCGTCCTGGTGAAAAACTACATGAACAAATGATTGGTTCAGAAGATTCTCACTTTACCTACGAGTATACGGAACACTTTAAGATATTGCCGAGTATCAATAACTGGGGAAACTCTATAGAACGTATCAAAGATGGCAAAAAGGTGCCCGAAGGTTTTGTGTACTCAAGCGATAACAACACTGAATGGATGACCGACAACGAGCTAAAAAACTGGATTGATAATCACTATAACGAAATTGGCAAGATTTAA
- a CDS encoding glycosyltransferase, with the protein MVKTSSTPATQKRKPRLLWANPSCLLDTSSGASMTVRQMLLQLAACGYEIQVLGATVFDNPKGMGGLKEQYPDLNANLHQLIEAEDGPLTHQLVVSYSYNRNHFTAHEEGLWYSQYLYILDSFKPDIVWYYGGQTLDMLIAAEARDRGIPVAFYLANGNYKASNWCRDIDLILTDSQATADMYRKTVGYAAKPVGKFIAPDNFIADHHERNRLLFVNPSWQKGASVFVQLAEKLERERPDIELEVVEARADWPAVLRETTRRMGKLRNSLSNVTITANTNDMRGPYGRARVVIAPSLWWESSGRVLAEAMLNGIPALITNRGGMPEMIGDAGIAFDFPDECYKEPYQQLLSEEELQPLINAVISFFDDEDLYQDYVNRAWQVGKEKHHLDSATERLVTALTPLVNLRAGNKDFAIAQKKRHRQRLATRATKPTFKVDNSFQQLVRNDTNAKSSEDTQAPRLYLINDFTWQFKGKVMVLDNRASLIKSGLAEQMAATKAFGIVAFDPASELKNAKQYEGNEYIQLFQHALLGDGSTATLHACVSAEMTSTLYPLPADKLPKRHELSAKPLAELPISSIAIDSIEGLGNLDWLILDELSDAMAVLENGKKALTDTLLIQVRVPFQLTHEKQPSFAELQHWASRNGFRFYRFHNIRHYSHLPEELNARAPCATEQESADVLFLPSHERMAALSDENKTKLAFILSAVFAAHDVAFELLANVSQEKALEFLEAQELLPKAPVTKAQVPPPAGPPIPQSEHVKGDPVVTVLCPTYNHGPYIEDALKGFVSQKTNFPFEVIVIDDASTDDTQKIISRYVNEYPDLIIPVFNDINLRSQNKNITNKLKEMARGKYIATCEGDDYWVDRSQLQQQYDFMESNLDYSVCYHDAFTFQNGEVVRSSKLPDREKRDFSQEDLLLNNCFLLTLTKFVRKEVHFSRSVPEGVRIGNGDNLAISRLGLVGKGKYLTGIKPAAYRLHHKSIWSSKDLVEKSLMLSNSLNWIGVFHEREGRKEIADFYYRKSKATANVNYIKGVSAPHGLVKKLDKLGVQKPCDILEFSTLDNLFFKGSNNAVKSVNGDKNTFIVDIDGAKFNAPDKHYKIAIINDISIFSENPEKLAREVVRISSSVIVTSLGKSGNVVCEKIKNIFARHAKKQI; encoded by the coding sequence ATGGTCAAGACCTCCTCTACCCCTGCTACTCAAAAACGCAAACCTCGCCTGCTTTGGGCTAATCCTTCTTGTTTATTGGATACCTCCAGCGGTGCCAGCATGACCGTGCGCCAAATGCTGTTACAGCTTGCGGCCTGTGGCTATGAGATTCAGGTGTTGGGGGCAACTGTTTTTGATAACCCGAAAGGAATGGGGGGGCTCAAGGAGCAATATCCAGACCTTAATGCGAACCTCCATCAATTGATTGAAGCCGAAGATGGCCCGCTGACTCATCAATTGGTGGTTAGCTATAGCTACAACCGCAACCATTTTACGGCGCATGAAGAGGGGCTCTGGTACAGCCAGTACCTCTATATACTGGATTCATTTAAGCCAGACATTGTCTGGTATTACGGCGGCCAAACGCTGGATATGTTAATTGCCGCTGAAGCGCGTGACCGGGGGATACCTGTCGCTTTCTATCTCGCCAATGGCAACTATAAAGCATCAAATTGGTGCCGTGACATTGATCTGATTCTGACCGATAGCCAGGCCACGGCAGATATGTACCGTAAAACGGTGGGCTATGCCGCCAAACCTGTAGGCAAGTTCATTGCCCCTGATAATTTTATCGCCGATCACCATGAGCGAAATCGACTGCTGTTTGTTAACCCCAGTTGGCAAAAGGGGGCTAGCGTATTCGTACAGTTAGCTGAAAAACTGGAGCGCGAGAGGCCCGATATTGAGCTTGAAGTGGTAGAAGCACGTGCTGACTGGCCCGCCGTGCTGCGTGAAACTACACGCCGAATGGGTAAGCTACGTAACTCGTTAAGCAATGTAACCATTACTGCCAATACCAACGATATGCGCGGCCCTTATGGGCGTGCTCGTGTGGTGATAGCTCCTAGCCTATGGTGGGAAAGCTCTGGACGAGTGCTTGCGGAGGCCATGCTTAACGGGATTCCTGCACTGATTACCAATCGGGGAGGCATGCCTGAAATGATAGGGGATGCAGGTATCGCCTTTGATTTCCCTGATGAGTGTTATAAAGAGCCCTATCAACAACTTCTCAGCGAAGAAGAGCTTCAACCGCTGATTAATGCGGTCATCAGTTTTTTCGATGACGAAGACCTTTATCAAGACTATGTAAATCGCGCTTGGCAAGTAGGTAAAGAGAAGCACCACCTTGATAGCGCTACAGAGCGTCTAGTGACCGCGCTAACACCACTGGTAAACTTACGCGCTGGAAATAAAGACTTCGCCATCGCCCAGAAGAAACGTCATCGTCAACGCCTCGCCACCCGAGCAACCAAGCCAACGTTCAAAGTCGATAACTCGTTTCAACAGTTGGTTCGCAATGACACTAACGCCAAATCGAGTGAAGACACGCAAGCGCCACGTCTATATTTAATAAATGACTTTACTTGGCAGTTCAAAGGCAAAGTGATGGTGCTCGATAATCGTGCCAGCTTAATTAAAAGTGGTCTCGCCGAACAGATGGCGGCTACTAAGGCCTTTGGTATCGTTGCGTTTGATCCCGCTAGCGAATTAAAGAACGCCAAGCAGTATGAAGGCAACGAATATATTCAGTTATTCCAGCATGCCCTGCTCGGTGATGGGAGCACAGCTACCCTTCATGCCTGTGTATCCGCGGAAATGACTAGTACGCTTTATCCGTTACCGGCTGACAAACTACCCAAACGCCATGAATTGAGCGCCAAGCCGTTAGCTGAATTGCCGATTAGCTCAATAGCCATAGATAGCATTGAGGGCTTAGGCAATCTTGATTGGCTAATTCTTGATGAGCTAAGCGATGCTATGGCCGTGCTGGAGAATGGTAAAAAGGCATTGACCGACACGCTACTGATTCAGGTGCGAGTGCCTTTCCAGCTCACCCATGAGAAACAGCCTAGCTTTGCTGAACTACAGCACTGGGCCAGCCGAAATGGTTTTCGCTTTTATCGCTTCCACAATATTCGCCACTACAGCCATTTGCCAGAAGAGTTGAACGCTCGCGCACCTTGCGCCACGGAGCAGGAAAGTGCTGATGTACTATTCCTTCCCTCCCACGAACGTATGGCGGCTCTGAGTGATGAGAATAAAACCAAACTGGCATTTATTCTGAGTGCAGTATTTGCGGCGCATGATGTGGCGTTTGAGCTTCTGGCGAATGTTAGCCAAGAGAAGGCGCTGGAGTTTCTTGAAGCGCAAGAGCTTTTACCTAAAGCGCCAGTAACCAAAGCACAGGTGCCACCACCGGCAGGGCCTCCGATCCCCCAAAGTGAGCATGTCAAAGGCGATCCAGTAGTGACTGTTTTGTGTCCTACCTATAATCATGGCCCGTATATTGAGGACGCTCTAAAAGGCTTTGTATCGCAGAAAACAAATTTTCCGTTTGAAGTTATCGTGATCGATGACGCATCGACTGATGATACGCAAAAAATTATCAGCAGGTATGTAAATGAATATCCTGATTTGATAATTCCAGTTTTTAATGATATCAATCTAAGATCTCAGAATAAAAATATTACAAATAAATTGAAAGAAATGGCGCGTGGAAAATATATTGCTACGTGTGAAGGAGATGATTATTGGGTTGATAGAAGTCAACTGCAACAACAGTATGATTTTATGGAGTCTAACCTTGATTACTCGGTTTGCTACCATGATGCATTTACTTTTCAGAATGGTGAAGTAGTTCGCAGCTCTAAGCTCCCAGACAGGGAAAAAAGAGATTTCTCTCAAGAAGATCTCTTGTTAAATAATTGTTTTTTGCTAACACTTACAAAATTTGTAAGAAAAGAAGTTCATTTTTCACGCTCTGTTCCTGAAGGTGTTAGAATTGGTAACGGTGACAATCTTGCAATTTCAAGACTCGGATTGGTCGGGAAAGGAAAGTACTTGACAGGTATTAAGCCAGCAGCCTATCGGTTACATCATAAATCAATATGGTCGAGTAAAGATCTCGTCGAAAAATCACTTATGTTAAGTAACTCTCTTAATTGGATAGGTGTGTTTCATGAGCGAGAAGGTAGGAAAGAGATTGCTGATTTTTATTACAGAAAGTCGAAAGCTACGGCTAATGTTAATTATATTAAAGGTGTAAGTGCGCCCCATGGCCTGGTGAAGAAACTTGATAAATTAGGAGTGCAGAAACCTTGCGATATTTTAGAGTTCTCTACGCTCGATAATCTGTTTTTTAAGGGAAGTAATAACGCCGTTAAAAGTGTAAATGGTGATAAAAATACTTTTATCGTAGACATAGATGGTGCTAAATTTAATGCGCCGGATAAGCATTATAAAATTGCTATTATAAACGATATTTCGATTTTTTCCGAAAATCCTGAAAAACTTGCGCGAGAAGTAGTCAGAATATCATCTTCTGTAATCGTAACTAGCCTTGGAAAGAGTGGCAATGTTGTTTGTGAAAAAATTAAGAATATATTTGCACGGCATGCCAAAAAACAGATCTGA
- a CDS encoding flagellin: MSVINTNITALIGQNNLSNSQSMLAKAQERLSSGLRINSAADDAAGQAIANKMTAQIRGMDQASRNASDGISLVQTMEGGLDQINDNLQRIRELAVQGANDTNAAEDRDAIVTEINERLAEIDRVAGSNNFNGTNLLNVSGGGTLNIQVGSNTETEDVISVTTLDATVSGLGLDASGGAITGSTFAITSGGAVHGEFQSLVDAVDTATETLDTNRATLGATLNRFDSVIDNLATTSTNLSEARSRIEDADYAVEVSNMTRANILQQAGTSMLAQANQTPQSVLSLLG, encoded by the coding sequence ATGTCTGTAATCAACACTAATATTACTGCCCTGATCGGCCAGAATAACCTCTCTAATTCTCAGTCCATGCTGGCCAAGGCGCAAGAGCGCCTCTCTTCTGGTCTGCGCATCAACAGCGCTGCTGACGATGCTGCGGGTCAAGCCATCGCCAACAAAATGACGGCTCAGATCCGCGGTATGGATCAGGCTAGCCGTAATGCTAGCGACGGTATCTCCCTGGTACAGACCATGGAAGGCGGCCTGGATCAAATCAACGACAACCTGCAGCGTATTCGTGAGCTAGCGGTACAGGGTGCTAACGACACTAACGCCGCAGAAGACCGTGATGCGATCGTTACCGAGATCAACGAGCGTCTAGCTGAGATTGATCGTGTAGCTGGTAGCAACAACTTTAACGGTACGAACCTGCTGAATGTCAGCGGTGGTGGCACTCTTAATATCCAGGTTGGCTCCAATACTGAAACTGAAGACGTCATTTCTGTTACCACGCTTGACGCTACCGTTTCAGGTCTTGGATTGGATGCATCAGGTGGTGCTATCACTGGTTCGACCTTTGCAATTACTTCTGGCGGCGCGGTTCACGGCGAATTCCAAAGCTTGGTTGATGCTGTTGATACCGCCACTGAAACACTGGATACCAACCGCGCTACCTTGGGTGCTACCCTTAACCGTTTCGACTCTGTAATCGATAACCTGGCGACGACGTCTACCAATCTCTCTGAAGCCCGTTCACGTATCGAAGACGCTGATTACGCTGTTGAAGTGTCTAACATGACACGTGCTAACATTCTTCAGCAGGCCGGTACTTCCATGCTGGCACAGGCGAACCAAACACCGCAGTCTGTACTGTCTCTGCTGGGCTAA
- a CDS encoding flagellin: MSVINTNITALIGQNNLSNSQSMLAKAQERLSSGLRINSAADDAAGQAIANKMTAQIRGMDQASRNASDGISLVQTMEGGLDQINDNLQRIRELAVQGANDTNAAEDRDAIVTEINERLAEIDRVAGSNNFNGTNLLNVSGGGTLNIQVGSNTETEDVISVTTLDATVSGLGLDASGGAITGSTFAITSGGAVHGEFQSLVDAVDTATETLDTNRATLGATLNRFDSVIDNLATTSTNLSEARSRIEDADYAVEVSNMTRANILQQAGTSMLAQANQTPQSVLSLLG, encoded by the coding sequence ATGTCTGTAATTAACACTAACATTACTGCCCTGATCGGCCAGAATAATCTGTCCAACTCCCAGTCCATGCTGGCTAAAGCGCAAGAGCGTCTCTCTTCTGGTCTGCGCATCAACAGCGCTGCTGACGATGCTGCGGGTCAAGCCATCGCCAACAAAATGACGGCTCAGATCCGCGGCATGGATCAGGCTAGCCGTAATGCTAGCGACGGTATCTCCCTGGTGCAGACCATGGAAGGCGGCCTGGATCAAATCAACGACAACCTGCAGCGTATTCGTGAGCTAGCGGTACAGGGTGCTAACGACACTAACGCCGCAGAAGACCGTGATGCGATCGTTACCGAGATCAACGAGCGTCTAGCTGAGATTGATCGTGTAGCTGGTAGCAACAACTTTAACGGTACGAACCTGCTGAATGTCAGCGGTGGCGGCACTCTTAATATCCAGGTTGGCTCCAATACTGAAACAGAAGACGTCATTTCTGTTACCACTCTTGACGCTACCGTTTCAGGTCTTGGGTTGGATGCATCAGGTGGTGCTATCACTGGTTCGACCTTTGCAATTACTTCTGGCGGCGCAGTTCACGGCGAATTCCAAAGCTTGGTTGATGCTGTTGATACCGCCACTGAAACACTGGATACCAACCGCGCTACCTTGGGTGCTACCCTTAACCGTTTCGACTCTGTAATCGATAACCTAGCGACGACGTCTACCAATCTCTCTGAAGCCCGCTCACGTATCGAAGACGCTGATTACGCTGTTGAAGTGTCTAACATGACACGTGCTAACATTCTGCAGCAGGCCGGTACTTCCATGCTGGCACAGGCGAACCAGACGCCGCAGTCTGTACTATCTCTGCTGGGCTAA